From one Lotus japonicus ecotype B-129 chromosome 3, LjGifu_v1.2 genomic stretch:
- the LOC130742469 gene encoding uncharacterized protein LOC130742469 — MPKLAMAGNCKSKRVYSSAMLFAINSATKARTTTVVPTQETTAAVKGLARTVETIDPLKKKRCFVALQKLMEHRDGRAFKNGKGFAADCHLSSKPLMDFETVLHKLDKGFYANPDQFAGDVRILFCNAMLYYPANHEIHRIAEKLSDLFEFKWKSMENLCAAETEREKAEQQKPKRKPKEERGAARMRVQQTKRTVFLDENLNSFKELEKLCGYSLADSRISNALMEDIGLVLKPERKPLQTVVVARDRGGSLAGTKRKLSSALQSGNEENLRSQASSKKARVVPKSKQHFLDTILVSQSSLFGLQRKKEREVARMMVQQSDGRYWSSSKILATVTW, encoded by the coding sequence ATGCCGAAGCTAGCAATGGCAGGGAATTGCAAATCCAAGAGGGTTTATTCCTCTGCTATGTTGTTCGCGATCAACTCCGCCACCAAGGCGAGAACAACCACCGTGGTGCCCACTCAAGAAACCACCGCCGCCGTCAAGGGACTTGCAAGAACGGTGGAAACGATCGATCCTCTCAAGAAGAAGCGATGCTTTGTTGCTCTACAGAAGCTAATGGAACACCGTGATGGGCGGGCTTTCAAGAATGGAAAGGGTTTTGCTGCAGATTGCCATCTTTCATCTAAGCCGTTGATGGACTTTGAGACCGTGTTGCACAAACTGGACAAGGGTTTCTACGCAAACCCTGATCAGTTCGCTGGTGATGTCAGAATCTTGTTTTGTAATGCTATGTTGTACTATCCTGCCAACCATGAAATTCACCGAATTGCAGAGAAATTGAGTGATCTTTTTGAGTTCAAGTGGAAATCTATGGAGAATCTCTGTGCAGCTGAGACTGAGAGAGAAAAGGCAGAGCAACAAAAACCAAAACGGAAGCCTAAGGAGGAAAGGGGAGCTGCTAGAATGAGGGTACAACAGACGAAGCGAACAGTTTTTCTTGATGAAAATTTGAATTCTTTTAAGGAGCTAGAGAAGTTGTGCGGCTATTCACTCGCGGATAGCAGAATTTCCAATGCACTGATGGAAGATATTGGTCTAGTTCTGAAACCAGAACGAAAGCCTTTGCAAACCGTGGTCGTCGCTAGAGATCGTGGTGGTTCGTTGGCGGGAACGAAAAGGAAATTATCATCAGCGTTGCAATCTGGTAATGAAGAGAACCTGAGGAGTCAAGCTTCCTCTAAAAAGGCTAGAGTTGTTCCCAAATCAAAGCAACATTTTTTGGATACTATCTTGGTCTCACAGAGTAGCTTATTTGGCTTGCAAAGGAagaaggaaagggaagttgctAGAATGATGGTACAACAGAGTGATGGAAGATATTGGTCTAGTTCTAAAATCCTAGCTACTGTCACATGGTGA